A single region of the Elusimicrobiota bacterium genome encodes:
- a CDS encoding amidohydrolase family protein, which produces MKKKGGMLPIKYVLSPTLPVNKKKEFIRSLFLRKPGIIDAHTHIGISLRNYAQGAYPYCMNFEDLIVRMDVLNIAYAIVFGFDSAYYAAQCKPTPKITLDRRVSRFPYEVENVNLLREIYVTFPEYAHRVVPFLLFDPEREAEKQVENIERLMKQYPVFGLKTIPFYIHSYIRGLENKGKPILNLMKKYGLPVTFHSSARKEVDPWSYVGDILSFAERNPEIRVCIAHTARFDRHAIDRAAKLSNVWIDLSAFIIHCELAVNKHMAVARECDIFKADYHNPIDVMKKLVESYSNLFIWGTDTPYYYFIQQNYTAQGKISGLALRCGYNEEVDLLNLLGLNLIKQISTINTVKYIFGK; this is translated from the coding sequence GTGAAGAAAAAAGGTGGAATGCTCCCGATAAAATATGTGTTATCCCCGACTTTGCCGGTAAATAAAAAGAAGGAGTTTATACGTTCTCTTTTCCTTCGGAAACCCGGCATCATTGACGCGCATACGCATATCGGGATATCGTTACGTAATTATGCACAGGGTGCATATCCCTACTGTATGAATTTTGAGGATTTAATCGTGCGGATGGATGTTTTAAACATTGCATATGCAATAGTTTTTGGGTTTGATTCCGCGTACTACGCTGCGCAGTGTAAACCAACTCCTAAGATAACACTTGACCGCCGGGTATCACGGTTCCCGTATGAAGTTGAGAACGTTAATTTATTGAGAGAAATATATGTTACGTTCCCGGAGTACGCCCATCGCGTAGTACCGTTTTTGTTATTCGACCCGGAACGCGAAGCTGAAAAACAAGTGGAGAATATTGAACGGTTAATGAAACAATACCCTGTGTTTGGATTGAAAACGATACCGTTTTATATACACTCATACATTCGCGGGTTGGAGAATAAAGGTAAGCCTATACTTAACCTGATGAAGAAATACGGTTTACCCGTAACTTTTCATTCTTCAGCTAGGAAAGAAGTTGATCCATGGTCATACGTCGGGGATATTCTTTCATTTGCGGAACGGAATCCTGAGATACGCGTTTGTATTGCGCATACCGCGCGGTTTGACCGCCACGCAATAGACCGCGCTGCTAAGTTATCCAATGTATGGATAGATTTATCTGCGTTTATCATACACTGCGAGCTTGCAGTAAACAAACATATGGCAGTTGCACGGGAATGTGATATTTTCAAGGCTGATTATCATAATCCTATTGATGTAATGAAAAAACTTGTGGAGTCATACTCCAACCTGTTTATCTGGGGGACGGATACTCCGTATTATTATTTTATTCAACAAAATTATACGGCACAGGGTAAAATCAGCGGGCTCGCTCTGCGTTGTGGGTACAACGAGGAAGTTGATTTGTTAAATTTGCTTGGGCTAAATTTGATAAAACAAATTTCTACAATAAATACAGTGAAGTACATTTTTGGGAAATAG
- a CDS encoding Gfo/Idh/MocA family oxidoreductase codes for MKRKKVKFGIIGLGLMGREFASSVARWCHLQDTGPIPVVTGVCDRNPQAVEWFQHNVPTVEVVTDKYIDLLDTHKVDAIYCAVPHNLHEKIYIDVINAKKHLLGEKPFGIDKKANFNIINAVNANPGVVVRCSSEFPYFPGAKRLYEWAREKQYGQLIEVRSGFHHSSDMDIKKPINWKRMVEINGEYGCLGDLGLHTQHIPFRLGWIPKTVSADLQKVVNERPDVKGKMVPCKTWDNAVVTCKCVDEDNNKTFSLVLETKRMAPGATNTWFIEVYGTQGSAKFSTHDPRAFDFLETKGKEQGWTRIDLGSQSYIPSITGGIFEFGFSDAFQQMIAAFIQEFCDGGSTHPFKNVLPEETVLSHMVLTAAVESHTRGMRVEL; via the coding sequence ATGAAACGTAAAAAGGTTAAGTTCGGGATTATCGGGTTAGGCTTAATGGGCCGCGAGTTCGCGTCCTCCGTAGCGCGGTGGTGCCATTTACAGGATACCGGGCCAATACCCGTAGTTACAGGTGTATGTGACCGTAACCCTCAGGCAGTTGAGTGGTTCCAGCATAATGTTCCAACAGTTGAGGTTGTGACTGACAAATATATAGATCTTTTGGATACACACAAAGTTGATGCGATTTATTGTGCGGTACCGCATAATCTTCACGAAAAAATTTATATTGATGTTATTAATGCAAAGAAACACTTACTTGGTGAGAAACCGTTTGGTATAGATAAAAAAGCTAACTTCAACATTATAAACGCGGTCAACGCGAATCCCGGGGTGGTTGTGCGGTGTAGTTCAGAATTCCCGTATTTTCCCGGAGCAAAACGGTTATACGAATGGGCCCGCGAGAAACAGTATGGGCAGTTGATTGAAGTACGGTCCGGGTTCCATCATTCCAGTGATATGGATATCAAAAAACCAATCAACTGGAAACGTATGGTAGAAATTAATGGTGAGTACGGCTGTCTTGGCGATCTTGGGTTGCATACTCAGCATATACCGTTCCGGTTGGGGTGGATACCCAAGACCGTATCTGCAGACCTACAGAAAGTTGTTAATGAACGCCCTGATGTAAAAGGTAAAATGGTTCCCTGTAAAACCTGGGATAATGCGGTTGTTACCTGCAAATGTGTTGATGAAGATAATAATAAAACGTTTAGTTTGGTACTAGAAACAAAACGTATGGCACCCGGGGCAACAAATACGTGGTTTATCGAAGTGTATGGTACTCAGGGTTCCGCTAAGTTTTCAACACACGATCCCCGTGCGTTTGATTTTCTTGAGACCAAAGGGAAAGAGCAGGGATGGACCCGTATCGACCTTGGTTCACAGTCGTATATACCGTCAATCACCGGCGGGATTTTTGAGTTTGGCTTCTCTGACGCGTTCCAGCAGATGATCGCTGCGTTTATCCAGGAGTTTTGTGACGGCGGATCTACGCATCCGTTTAAGAATGTTTTACCCGAAGAAACTGTGTTAAGCCATATGGTATTAACTGCTGCAGTGGAATCCCATACCCGTGGTATGCGTGTGGAATTGTAA
- a CDS encoding FGGY-family carbohydrate kinase, translating into MGKNIRKNVNTVLVLDIGTSAYKCGIVKVDGNKLIYSATEQFKISCPKEERCEVDFTRCWAYAARVLKKVVKEANRIEAKVEAVLLTSQAQTFAPVDKKFNPLSGGIVWLDSRAEDESVILNEKLPDFCLSAGFDSPKPVLYISKLMWLKRNYPQLFKKTMFFPHINEYIGYQLTRKFYTDYTNFGMSGIMDIRTKKFNRKVLKILGLKQPQVPLLYPACGKGFPVKQSVAQKLGLKSIPLVYYCGNDQSSSASGAGVTHVGDVSINFGTAMVVYTLTPQPLNEVGETQIIGVSPIDDKYFVISLESQFGSVIDKFKNTYFPELSYNDVYRMFYGKHPGLPHSDSSGDIIKIVGDTVVFDGMRTNPYIAGELLIHHFINRVKCHLREISHCVNISKLYVSGGATRSEVWINILRETLPYDIVVAAGQRDSALIGAAKIYSNTLVV; encoded by the coding sequence GTGGGTAAAAACATACGTAAGAATGTAAATACAGTCCTTGTTCTTGATATAGGCACCAGCGCGTATAAATGCGGGATTGTAAAAGTTGATGGAAATAAACTTATCTATTCTGCGACAGAACAGTTTAAGATTTCTTGTCCCAAAGAAGAACGGTGTGAAGTTGATTTTACCAGGTGTTGGGCATACGCCGCGCGTGTATTAAAAAAAGTTGTTAAAGAAGCTAACCGTATTGAAGCGAAAGTTGAGGCGGTATTGCTAACCAGCCAGGCACAAACGTTTGCGCCAGTAGATAAAAAGTTTAATCCGTTATCCGGCGGTATAGTATGGCTTGACTCCCGTGCGGAGGATGAGAGTGTTATACTCAATGAAAAACTTCCTGACTTTTGTCTAAGTGCCGGGTTTGACTCCCCAAAACCTGTGTTATACATTTCAAAACTTATGTGGCTGAAACGTAACTACCCGCAATTATTTAAAAAAACAATGTTTTTTCCGCATATCAACGAATACATTGGGTATCAATTAACCAGGAAGTTTTATACGGACTACACAAATTTTGGGATGTCCGGGATAATGGATATCCGCACAAAAAAGTTTAACCGTAAAGTTTTAAAAATACTTGGGCTAAAACAACCGCAGGTGCCGTTATTATATCCCGCATGCGGGAAAGGGTTTCCTGTAAAACAAAGTGTTGCTCAAAAATTGGGGTTAAAATCTATTCCGTTAGTTTATTACTGCGGTAATGACCAGTCATCTTCCGCTTCCGGAGCGGGTGTTACGCATGTGGGTGATGTAAGCATAAACTTCGGTACCGCAATGGTGGTTTACACTCTTACCCCTCAACCGTTAAACGAGGTTGGGGAAACCCAGATTATAGGGGTTAGCCCTATCGATGACAAGTATTTTGTTATATCCCTGGAATCACAGTTTGGAAGCGTAATTGATAAATTCAAGAATACGTATTTCCCGGAATTATCGTATAACGATGTGTACCGGATGTTTTATGGTAAACATCCGGGATTGCCGCATAGCGATAGCAGCGGGGATATAATAAAAATTGTGGGTGATACCGTTGTATTCGATGGTATGAGAACAAATCCTTATATTGCCGGAGAACTGTTGATACACCATTTTATTAACCGCGTAAAGTGTCATCTCCGTGAAATTAGCCACTGTGTGAATATAAGTAAGCTATATGTTTCCGGAGGTGCAACTAGGTCGGAAGTATGGATAAACATCTTACGTGAAACATTACCGTATGATATTGTAGTAGCAGCGGGTCAGAGGGATTCTGCACTGATAGGCGCTGCAAAGATTTATTCAAATACATTAGTGGTATAA
- a CDS encoding YCF48-related protein, with amino-acid sequence MLLILPVSSFAGWKVQQSYFNMIPYLGTMHFIDNNTGFIGGILGAILQTSDGGDSWTRINIPSDVVVTDLQFLDQNMGYITGNKTYRTDDGGNSWKLVRNDGNTVVYKTLFFANSSLGWIWGENGNQKTFDGGKTWDSYFPNFRSIYALNDQTGWMLLSGDLYKYENSGMYYSKICENLHAGGMFFVNSSTGWLTGQYEIYKTTDGGYSWDVYSTTNSMIYNYLQKPYFINQSTGFALISVENFSAIVKTTDSGMFWQYLYVSTAPDNLMLDYKMNDSGIGYTLGQRFYDSLTMPVLKKTTDYGLTWVEKDLGGKAFPFDSWFLNKSTGFVVGWYDPLIEKSYIQKTVNGGKIWQNVLIPDTTNILLSIGFADKENGMATGSGADLFYTSDGGISWNRNQSNNLTFQEIFPVISQYYIAVGEEICKLSVDGTILKNHNFGCFFHDVYFINDSIGFAVGNSGNIYKTNDSGTSWVKLESGYTNDYYSVFFLTESKGWVGSEGFVLYTDNGGISWTKYTSSDFGQVQDLFFINEYVGWVTTENKVLRSVNGGKSWCKRIGDFERSYFKTSINFVDNKTGWICCGGAVLNTTDGDGYMFAKVDGYVKDCYGTPINKASVIFVNNSTKAVCITDILGYYNVDDFPVGTYALQATATGYESDPPKDISVQSYFVNQNITLYPTAFNKVVYSTGVVDDTIVVMSKSCEIKITFPVNSFSVDTTVNVSTFNPPISYLQPSIKALNVGFDIQTSNNLQPQKEVTLDIKYSDSDVQQLDESNVAIGSYDETNSTWKVLPSTVYVNENKVVAQTTHLSKFALLVQKAASHLGSVLAYPNPCKYNQGDSKIYFLNLTNNIDITLYNISGEVVDVIIENDNDGKAEWDLTNHSHEKVASGIYFYVVSNQQNQKIAGKIAVIK; translated from the coding sequence ATGTTACTAATTTTACCAGTAAGTTCTTTTGCGGGTTGGAAAGTTCAGCAATCTTATTTTAATATGATCCCCTATTTAGGAACTATGCACTTTATTGATAATAATACAGGTTTTATTGGTGGTATATTGGGAGCAATTTTACAAACATCGGACGGTGGTGATAGCTGGACAAGGATTAACATTCCATCAGATGTGGTTGTGACAGATTTGCAATTTCTAGACCAGAACATGGGATATATTACAGGAAACAAAACTTATCGAACTGATGACGGAGGAAATAGTTGGAAACTGGTAAGAAACGATGGGAATACTGTTGTTTACAAAACACTCTTTTTTGCCAATTCTTCACTTGGCTGGATTTGGGGAGAAAATGGGAATCAGAAGACATTTGACGGGGGGAAGACATGGGATAGCTATTTTCCTAATTTTCGTTCAATTTATGCTTTGAATGATCAAACTGGGTGGATGTTATTAAGTGGGGACTTGTATAAATATGAAAATTCCGGAATGTATTATTCTAAAATTTGTGAAAACCTTCATGCGGGTGGTATGTTTTTTGTTAACAGTTCCACAGGTTGGTTAACAGGGCAGTATGAGATATATAAAACGACTGACGGTGGATATTCTTGGGATGTGTATTCTACAACGAATAGCATGATTTATAATTATTTACAAAAGCCATATTTTATTAATCAATCAACAGGGTTTGCATTAATTTCAGTAGAAAACTTTAGCGCTATTGTGAAAACTACTGATAGCGGGATGTTTTGGCAATATTTGTATGTTAGTACAGCCCCAGATAACTTAATGCTTGATTATAAAATGAATGATTCAGGAATCGGATATACGCTTGGTCAACGTTTTTATGATAGTTTAACAATGCCAGTCCTTAAGAAGACAACAGATTATGGTTTGACCTGGGTTGAAAAAGATTTAGGGGGTAAAGCTTTTCCTTTTGATTCATGGTTTTTAAATAAAAGTACAGGTTTTGTTGTAGGGTGGTACGATCCGTTAATTGAAAAAAGTTATATCCAAAAAACCGTCAACGGCGGCAAAATATGGCAGAATGTCTTGATACCGGATACGACCAATATATTATTAAGTATCGGCTTTGCGGATAAAGAAAATGGAATGGCTACTGGATCAGGCGCAGATCTTTTTTATACATCTGATGGCGGCATTTCTTGGAACCGTAATCAATCCAATAATCTGACTTTTCAGGAAATATTTCCTGTCATTTCACAATACTATATTGCAGTCGGTGAGGAAATATGTAAATTGTCAGTCGATGGGACTATACTAAAGAATCATAATTTTGGATGTTTTTTTCATGATGTATATTTTATAAATGACAGCATTGGGTTTGCAGTAGGTAATAGTGGGAATATATATAAAACAAATGATAGTGGTACTTCATGGGTAAAATTAGAAAGTGGTTATACTAACGATTATTATTCAGTATTTTTCTTAACAGAATCAAAAGGCTGGGTGGGTTCAGAAGGGTTTGTTTTATATACAGATAATGGCGGTATATCGTGGACAAAATATACATCGAGTGATTTTGGGCAAGTACAAGATTTGTTTTTTATTAATGAATATGTTGGATGGGTAACTACTGAGAACAAAGTGTTGAGAAGTGTAAACGGCGGTAAATCATGGTGCAAACGAATTGGGGATTTTGAGCGTAGTTATTTTAAAACATCAATTAATTTTGTTGATAACAAAACGGGATGGATTTGTTGTGGAGGTGCGGTATTAAACACAACAGATGGCGACGGATATATGTTTGCAAAAGTTGATGGATATGTAAAAGATTGTTACGGAACTCCAATAAACAAAGCAAGTGTAATATTTGTAAACAACAGCACAAAAGCAGTATGCATCACTGATATTTTGGGATATTATAATGTCGACGATTTTCCAGTAGGTACATATGCTTTGCAAGCAACTGCTACGGGATATGAATCTGACCCACCGAAAGATATTTCCGTTCAAAGTTATTTTGTGAATCAGAATATAACCTTGTATCCAACTGCATTTAATAAGGTGGTATATAGTACTGGTGTGGTCGATGATACGATAGTAGTAATGTCAAAATCTTGTGAAATTAAGATAACTTTCCCGGTAAATTCATTTTCTGTTGATACTACAGTCAATGTATCTACTTTTAATCCACCAATATCATATTTACAGCCTAGTATAAAAGCATTAAATGTTGGCTTTGATATTCAAACAAGCAACAACCTGCAACCTCAAAAAGAAGTTACATTGGATATTAAATATAGTGATAGCGATGTACAACAACTTGATGAATCAAACGTTGCCATAGGTTCGTATGATGAAACCAATAGTACATGGAAAGTATTGCCGTCTACGGTGTATGTTAATGAAAATAAGGTTGTAGCGCAAACGACGCATTTAAGCAAGTTCGCACTTTTAGTACAAAAAGCTGCCTCACATTTGGGTAGCGTTTTAGCTTACCCAAATCCGTGTAAGTATAACCAAGGTGATTCTAAGATATACTTTTTGAATTTAACTAACAATATCGATATTACTCTATATAACATTTCTGGCGAAGTAGTTGATGTAATAATAGAAAATGATAATGATGGCAAAGCTGAGTGGGACTTAACAAACCATTCTCATGAAAAAGTGGCTAGTGGTATATATTTCTATGTTGTTTCAAATCAGCAAAATCAAAAAATTGCAGGTAAAATAGCAGTGATAAAATAA